A window of the Henckelia pumila isolate YLH828 chromosome 3, ASM3356847v2, whole genome shotgun sequence genome harbors these coding sequences:
- the LOC140887796 gene encoding sugar transport protein 14 encodes MAGGGVMDSSGGARAHLYEYRITSYFVFACIVGSMGGSLFGYDLGVSGGVTSMDDFLKEFFPHIYRRKHEHLKETDYCKYDNQILTLFTSSLYIAALISTFGASHVTRRRGRRISIICGSVSFFAGAIINAAAQNIAMLIIGRALLGIGIGFGNQAVPLYLSEMAPAKIRGGVNQLFQLTTCLGIWIANFVNAGVEKIHPWGWRLSLGLAAVPAILMFVGGLFMPETPNSLVEQGKLEEARQVLERVRGTPKVEAEFQDLIEASEAAKAIKHPFRNLLQRKNRPQLVLGALGIPAFQQLTGMNSILFYAPVFFQTLGFGSGTSLYSSVITSSALVVATLISMFLVDKYGRRKFFLEAGCELFICSVATAITLALKFGEGKTLPKSTGIFLVLVICIFVLAYGRSWGPLGWLVPSELFPLETRSAGQSMVVCVNMIFTALIAQCFLAALCHLKYGIFLVFAGLIFIMTTFIYLLLPETKQVPIEEIHLLYQSHWFWKRFCEPEKTAPV; translated from the exons ATGGCGGGTGGAGGAGTTATGGATTCCAGCGGCGGAGCAAGAGCTCATCTTTATGAATATAGAATCACATCTTATTTCGTTTTCGCTTGCATTGTTGGGTCCATGGGGGGTTCTTTGTTTGGCTATGATCTTGGCGTTTCTG GTGGAGTGACTTCCATGGATGATTTTCTCAAGGAATTTTTCccccatatatatagaagaaaaCATGAACATCTTAAAGAAACAGATTACTGTAAATATGATAATCAGATATTGACTCTCTTTACGTCGTCCCTCTACATTGCGGCGTTGATttccaccttcggagcatcccaTGTGACTCGAAGAAGAGGTAGACGAATTAGTATCATTTGTGGATCCGTTAGTTTCTTTGCAGGAGCAATCATAAATGCTGCAGCACAAAACATTGCAATGCTGATCATCGGTAGGGCACTTCTTGGTATCGGCATTGGATTTGGCAACCAA GCCGTCCCTTTGTATCTTTCGGAAATGGCTCCAGCTAAGATCCGTGGAGGCGTTAACCAGCTGTTCCAACTTACAACTTGTTTGGGAATTTGGATAGCCAACTTTGTTAACGCTGGGGTTGAAAAAATCCATCCATGGGGGTGGCGATTGTCACTCGGCTTAGCTGCAGTCCCGGCCATACTCATGTTTGTTGGTGGACTTTTCATGCCTGAAACCCCGAATAGTCTCGTAGAACAGGGCAAATTGGAAGAAGCAAGGCAAGTCTTGGAGAGGGTCAGAGGAACCCCGAAAGTGGAAGCGGAGTTTCAAGACCTTATCGAGGCTAGTGAAGCTGCCAAAGCCATAAAGCATCCATTTAGGAATCTTTTGCAGCGAAAAAACCGACCCCAGTTGGTGCTTGGCGCTCTAGGAATACCGGCATTCCAGCAACTTACCGGCATGAACTCGATTCTCTTCTATGCCCCCGTCTTTTTCCAGACCTTGGGGTTCGGCTCAGGCACATCCCTCTACTCATCAGTGATTACCAGTTCAGCTCTGGTTGTTGCTACACTGATATCCATGTTTCTGGTCGACAAATACGGCAGACGAAAATTCTTTCTGGAAGCAGGCTGCGAACTGTTCATTTGCTCG GTTGCCACTGCCATTACTTTGGCTCTAAAGTTTGGAGAAGGCAAAACTCTGCCTAAATCAACCGGTATCTTCCTTGTGTTGGTGATATGCATATTCGTGCTCGCCTACGGAAGATCTTGGGGACCCTTGGGCTGGTTAGTCCCGAGTGAACTCTTTCCACTCGAGACAAGATCGGCTGGACAAAGCATGGTCGTCTGTGTTAACATGATCTTCACCGCATTGATCGCGCAGTGTTTCCTTGCGGCTCTGTGCCACCTAAAATATGGGATCTTCTTAGTATTCGCAGGCTTGATCTTTATCATGACCACCTTCATTTACTTGCTATTACCCGAAACGAAACAGGTCCCCATTGAGGAGATTCATTTGCTGTATCAGAGTCACTGGTTCTGGAAGAGATTCTGTGAACCGGAGAAGACTGCCCCTGTTTAG